The following are from one region of the Paenibacillus bovis genome:
- a CDS encoding NAD(P)/FAD-dependent oxidoreductase, which translates to MTSTTTGAMSDILIIGGGPAGMFAAFYGGMRQASVKLIESMPQLGGQLAALYPEKYIYDVAGFPKITAQELVNNLQQQMNLFDTDIRLEEKVLNVEKKGDRHFVVTTDKGTHESKAVIITAGVGAFEPRRLELPNAEQFEKANLHYFVSDLSRFAGKKVLISGGGDSAVDWALMLEPVAAEVTLIHRRDKFRAHEHSVENLMASNVKVVTPTEITELHGEDRIERVTLAHVKSGETQEIEVDDVIINFGFLSSLGPIAEWGIEIEKNSIIVDSRMETNVEGIFAAGDITTYPGKLKLIAVGFGEAPTAINNAKVYVDPDAKLSPGHSSNMKL; encoded by the coding sequence GTGACATCTACAACCACCGGAGCAATGAGCGATATCCTTATTATTGGTGGAGGTCCTGCAGGCATGTTTGCCGCTTTTTACGGCGGTATGCGTCAGGCATCTGTCAAACTGATCGAAAGTATGCCTCAGTTGGGTGGACAGCTTGCTGCCCTTTACCCTGAGAAATATATTTATGATGTAGCCGGCTTCCCGAAAATCACTGCCCAGGAGCTCGTGAACAACCTGCAGCAGCAGATGAATCTGTTTGATACAGATATTCGTCTGGAAGAAAAAGTACTGAATGTAGAGAAAAAAGGCGACCGTCATTTTGTCGTCACTACTGATAAAGGCACCCATGAAAGCAAAGCAGTTATTATTACTGCCGGTGTCGGCGCATTTGAACCGCGTCGTCTGGAGCTGCCGAATGCCGAGCAGTTCGAAAAAGCCAACCTGCACTACTTTGTCAGCGACCTGAGCCGGTTTGCCGGTAAAAAGGTACTGATCAGCGGTGGTGGCGACTCGGCGGTAGACTGGGCGTTGATGCTGGAGCCTGTAGCTGCTGAAGTGACACTGATCCACCGCCGGGACAAATTCCGTGCCCATGAGCATAGTGTAGAAAACCTGATGGCATCCAATGTCAAAGTGGTAACGCCTACCGAAATCACCGAACTGCATGGTGAAGATCGTATCGAGCGTGTTACCCTGGCTCATGTGAAAAGCGGCGAGACCCAGGAGATCGAAGTGGATGATGTGATTATCAACTTTGGCTTCCTCTCCTCGCTCGGTCCGATCGCTGAATGGGGAATCGAGATTGAGAAGAACTCTATTATCGTTGATTCCCGTATGGAGACAAATGTCGAAGGTATTTTTGCTGCCGGGGATATTACGACTTATCCAGGTAAACTGAAACTGATTGCAGTCGGTTTTGGTGAAGCGCCTACCGCTATCAATAATGCCAAAGTATACGTCGATCCGGATGCCAAACTGTCTCCGGGACACAGCAGTAACATGAAGCTCTAA
- a CDS encoding methyl-accepting chemotaxis protein, with protein sequence MKLKLILLVVSAVILIAVPVGTIALYALNQEAEQSVHSELKSTVETAVSQTQGWINTNSKVLETMGTFIQNNIPLDEVTTKHLEVYKSELNNGNISDLYLGLKNNKMIDGSGWVPDKDYDLRTRPWYINGKAANKLAVNEPYVDLISKKFSVPITMPMKDANGEFAGILAEDIYLSTITDYINNIKTPGGFTFLLDQKGTVLAHPNTDFVSKPLAEQADYSSIAASMFSGDSGSMTYSYKGDSQLVYYQKLPGTGWIVATSISEKLAFADYVQLRNKIILLLVVITIVLVVLAFFFATRIVKPLNTLQKNAQRLAQGDLTVQVPVKGKDEIAQLGEDFNTMSAALRNLIETVSNSAENVNKASLQMYNNASSSGDIAQQISTVIEEIARGANDQAESIQVGAEMVMGMTHSLEQVSAHAGQAASMINEVNGAMTRGTDAITQQSSLANAGQESTKRVESSNSLLISKLEEIAKITQVIREISSQTNLLSLNASIEAARAGEHGRGFAVVASEVQKLAEQASHSAEDISALLVELQDAGKQSSSVLASFRETTVQQQQSMNETRESFEQIRSSVDGIIGRITQVLSGVNEVQTGALQVSDVITGLAAVAEESAAATQEAASSTIEQTQSISSISTSSKHLTESANHLLQEIGQFQVNAHNNETSSR encoded by the coding sequence TTGAAACTCAAGTTAATTTTACTCGTCGTTTCCGCAGTGATTCTGATTGCTGTACCTGTAGGCACGATTGCTCTGTATGCGCTTAATCAGGAAGCAGAACAATCGGTACACAGTGAATTGAAAAGTACGGTCGAAACAGCCGTGAGCCAGACACAGGGCTGGATCAATACCAACAGCAAAGTGCTGGAGACCATGGGTACCTTTATCCAGAACAATATTCCGCTGGATGAAGTGACTACCAAGCATCTGGAAGTATACAAAAGTGAATTGAACAACGGCAATATCTCTGACCTCTATCTCGGTCTGAAAAACAATAAAATGATCGATGGCAGCGGCTGGGTACCCGATAAAGATTATGATCTGCGTACACGTCCATGGTATATCAACGGTAAAGCAGCCAACAAACTGGCCGTTAACGAACCTTATGTAGATTTGATCAGCAAAAAATTCTCTGTCCCTATCACAATGCCGATGAAAGACGCTAATGGCGAGTTTGCCGGTATTTTGGCAGAAGATATCTACCTCTCCACTATTACTGATTATATTAACAATATCAAAACACCAGGCGGCTTTACCTTCCTGCTGGATCAAAAAGGAACTGTACTGGCTCATCCCAATACAGACTTCGTCAGCAAGCCTCTTGCCGAGCAGGCCGATTACAGCAGCATCGCTGCATCGATGTTTTCCGGCGATTCCGGCAGTATGACATATAGCTACAAAGGCGATTCGCAGCTCGTATATTATCAAAAACTTCCCGGCACCGGCTGGATCGTAGCAACCTCCATTTCCGAAAAACTGGCTTTTGCCGATTATGTACAGCTTCGCAATAAAATTATTCTTCTCCTTGTTGTTATCACGATTGTGCTTGTTGTACTGGCATTCTTCTTTGCTACACGTATTGTAAAACCATTGAACACTCTTCAGAAAAATGCACAGCGCCTGGCACAGGGCGACCTGACTGTACAGGTACCGGTCAAAGGCAAAGATGAAATTGCCCAGCTGGGTGAAGACTTTAATACCATGTCTGCCGCTCTGCGCAATCTGATCGAGACCGTCTCCAACTCTGCCGAAAATGTAAACAAAGCATCCCTGCAAATGTATAACAACGCCTCCAGCTCCGGCGATATCGCACAGCAAATCTCTACGGTTATCGAAGAAATCGCGCGCGGCGCCAACGATCAGGCAGAATCGATCCAGGTCGGTGCCGAGATGGTAATGGGTATGACCCATTCTCTGGAGCAGGTATCTGCCCATGCCGGACAGGCTGCCAGCATGATTAATGAAGTTAATGGAGCCATGACACGTGGTACGGATGCAATCACCCAGCAAAGCTCACTCGCCAATGCGGGTCAGGAATCCACCAAGCGCGTAGAATCTTCCAACTCGCTGCTTATCAGCAAACTCGAAGAAATCGCCAAGATTACGCAGGTGATTCGCGAGATCAGCAGCCAGACCAACCTGCTGTCACTGAATGCCTCGATTGAAGCAGCCCGTGCCGGTGAGCATGGCCGCGGATTTGCAGTAGTCGCCAGCGAAGTCCAAAAGCTGGCAGAGCAAGCTTCTCATTCTGCCGAAGATATCAGCGCACTGCTGGTTGAGCTGCAGGATGCCGGCAAGCAAAGTTCCAGTGTACTGGCTTCCTTCCGGGAGACGACTGTACAACAGCAGCAATCCATGAATGAGACACGGGAATCTTTTGAACAGATTCGCAGTTCGGTAGATGGCATTATCGGCCGGATCACCCAGGTACTCTCGGGTGTTAATGAAGTACAGACAGGTGCGCTTCAAGTATCCGACGTTATTACAGGGCTTGCCGCTGTTGCCGAAGAAAGTGCAGCTGCAACACAGGAAGCGGCTTCTTCCACTATCGAGCAGACCCAGTCTATTTCCAGCATCTCCACATCGTCCAAGCATTTGACCGAAAGCGCCAACCATCTGCTGCAGGAAATTGGTCAATTCCAGGTCAATGCACACAATAACGAGACATCTTCCCGTTAA
- the hemQ gene encoding hydrogen peroxide-dependent heme synthase gives MNEAVATLEGWYALHDFRTINWTAWKAADDEERAGALEELNALIHEWNTISAERSGSTTVYSIVGQKADFVMMHLRETLEDLNKIETEFNKTTFARFTEKAYSYVSVVELSSYMAGKSDEDPMLNPQVVARLKPALPASRYICFYPMNKTRNLGDNWYMLPMEERREMIRSHGLIGRSYAGKVKQIITGSVGLDDWEWGVTLFSDDALQFKKLVYEMRFDEASARFGEFGAFYVGSLLDSEKFEEMLKL, from the coding sequence ATGAACGAAGCTGTAGCTACACTCGAAGGCTGGTACGCACTGCATGATTTCCGCACGATTAACTGGACGGCATGGAAAGCAGCCGACGATGAGGAACGTGCCGGTGCACTCGAAGAACTGAACGCACTTATCCATGAATGGAATACAATCAGCGCCGAAAGAAGCGGCAGTACAACCGTCTACAGCATCGTTGGACAAAAAGCCGACTTTGTGATGATGCATCTGCGCGAGACGCTCGAAGATCTGAACAAGATCGAGACCGAATTTAACAAAACGACATTCGCCCGCTTTACCGAAAAAGCCTATTCCTATGTCAGCGTAGTGGAGCTGAGCAGCTATATGGCCGGCAAGAGCGATGAAGATCCCATGCTGAATCCACAGGTTGTCGCCCGCCTCAAACCGGCACTGCCTGCTTCCCGTTATATCTGCTTCTATCCGATGAACAAAACGCGTAATTTGGGCGACAACTGGTACATGCTGCCTATGGAGGAGCGCCGCGAGATGATCCGCAGCCACGGTCTGATCGGCCGCAGCTATGCCGGCAAGGTTAAACAGATTATTACCGGTTCGGTAGGTCTGGACGATTGGGAATGGGGCGTTACCCTGTTCTCCGATGATGCCCTGCAATTCAAAAAACTTGTCTATGAAATGCGCTTTGACGAAGCCAGCGCACGCTTTGGCGAATTTGGCGCTTTCTATGTAGGTAGTCTGCTGGACAGCGAGAAGTTCGAAGAAATGCTGAAGTTGTAA
- a CDS encoding NAD(P)/FAD-dependent oxidoreductase, whose protein sequence is MSSIPKIVILGAGYGGIMTAQRLQKELNYNEADVTLVNRHEYHYFTTHLHMPAAGTDAEENAYVPISKLVDEFKIDLVKSNVKQILPQEKKVILEDGTLSYDYLVISLGGEPETFGIPGMMENAMMIRSINSVRKIREHIESQFVAYKTDKKPERLSFVVGGAGFTGIEFVAELADRVAELCRKHGIDRSAVKIYNVEAAPTALPGFDPELVEYAMKVLQNKGVTFKIGVAIKECQPDGVVVGDDLEKIPANTVVWTGGIRGNRVVEEAGFETMRGRVKIDEYLHVPGYEDIFMIGDSALMFNPEGRPYPPTAQISMQQGPVVAQNILAAIRGQQPKKFTFSNKGTVASLGKGEAVGIVGDRKLKGWVAAQLKKVIDIRWLFIIGGVSLALKKGKFL, encoded by the coding sequence ATGAGTAGCATTCCAAAAATCGTCATTCTTGGCGCCGGTTATGGCGGCATCATGACAGCGCAACGTCTTCAAAAAGAACTGAACTATAATGAGGCAGATGTGACTCTGGTCAACCGTCACGAGTATCATTATTTCACAACCCACCTGCATATGCCTGCAGCAGGTACAGACGCTGAAGAAAATGCGTATGTGCCAATCTCCAAACTGGTCGACGAATTCAAAATCGATCTGGTAAAATCCAACGTAAAACAAATCCTCCCACAGGAGAAAAAAGTAATTCTGGAAGACGGTACACTGTCTTACGATTACCTGGTTATCTCCCTGGGCGGCGAGCCGGAAACATTCGGTATCCCGGGTATGATGGAAAATGCAATGATGATCCGCAGCATTAACTCCGTTCGCAAAATCCGTGAGCATATCGAAAGCCAGTTCGTAGCTTACAAAACAGACAAAAAACCGGAGCGTCTGAGCTTTGTTGTCGGCGGTGCCGGCTTCACAGGTATCGAGTTCGTAGCCGAGCTGGCTGATCGTGTAGCCGAGCTGTGCAGAAAACACGGTATCGATCGTTCCGCAGTTAAAATCTACAACGTGGAAGCAGCTCCAACTGCACTGCCAGGCTTCGATCCTGAACTGGTAGAGTACGCGATGAAAGTGCTGCAAAACAAAGGCGTTACGTTCAAAATCGGCGTAGCGATCAAAGAATGTCAGCCTGACGGCGTTGTCGTTGGCGACGATCTGGAGAAAATCCCGGCGAACACTGTCGTATGGACAGGTGGTATCCGTGGTAACCGTGTCGTGGAAGAAGCTGGATTCGAAACGATGCGCGGCCGCGTAAAAATCGATGAATATCTGCATGTACCAGGTTATGAAGATATCTTCATGATCGGTGACAGCGCCCTGATGTTCAATCCGGAAGGACGTCCATACCCTCCAACTGCACAGATCTCCATGCAGCAGGGACCGGTAGTAGCACAGAACATTCTGGCAGCTATCCGTGGACAACAACCGAAGAAATTCACATTCAGCAACAAAGGTACAGTTGCTTCCCTGGGTAAAGGCGAAGCAGTTGGTATCGTAGGCGACCGCAAGCTCAAAGGCTGGGTAGCTGCACAGCTGAAAAAAGTCATTGATATCCGCTGGCTGTTCATCATCGGTGGCGTATCCCTGGCACTGAAAAAAGGTAAATTCCTGTAA